One part of the Phragmites australis chromosome 3, lpPhrAust1.1, whole genome shotgun sequence genome encodes these proteins:
- the LOC133911952 gene encoding GTP-binding protein At2g22870-like, translating to MLLRPRPSLLLLQTFASLPLSRRASVPARRTLSAAAAAAGTASPGDAAPAPGPPRKNTRKAPSPPRVNVNTALFLPPGVERDAAVAAEMVIPGSNIVVGPYAGDARVKEAEFVKSSARARDCPKDDRPEFAVLGRSNVGKSSLINALTRRKEAALTSKKPGKTQTINHFLINKSWYLVDLPGYGFAAASQSARMDWSSFTKGYFLNRDTLVGVLLLIDASIPPQKIDLDCANWLGRNNIGLTFVFTKCDKVKKGKGGRPDENIKEFQETISGLYQEPPPWIMTSSVTGLGRDGLLLHMSQLRNYWDNTAV from the exons ATGCTCCTCCGGCcccgcccctccctcctcctcctccaaacCTTCGCGTCGCTACCCCTATCCCGCCGCGCCTCAGTTCCCGCCCGGCGCACGCTCTctgcggccgcggccgcggcggggaCCGCCTCCCCCGGGGATGCGGCACCTGCGCCGGGGCCGCCCCGCAAGAACACCAGGAAGGCCCCGTCGCCACCCAGGGTAAACGTGAACACGGCGCTGTTCCTGCCGCCTGGGGTGGAGCGGGACGCGGCAGTGGCCGCGGAGATGGTGATACCGGGGTCGAACATTGTGGTGGGCCCGTACGCGGGGGACGCGAGGGTGAAGGAAGCGGAGTTCGTCAAGAgcagcgcgcgcgcgcgggacTGCCCCAAGGACGACCGACCCGAGTTCGCCGTCCTCGGCCGGTCCAACGTCGGCAAGTCCTCGCTCATCAACGCCCTCACCCGCCGCAAGGAGGCCGCGCTCACCTCTAAGAAACCTG GGAAGACCCAGACAATTAATCACTTTTTGATTAACAAGAGTTGGTACCTTGTGGATTTGCCTGGCTATGG GTTCGCCGCTGCGTCCCAATCAGCTCGAATGGATTGGTCTTCATTTACCAAGGGGTACTTCTTGAACAGAGATACCTTGGTTGGCGTGCTGCTCCTCATTGATGCGAGTATTCCACCTCAGAAAATTGATCTTGACTGTGCTAATTGGCTTGGTCGGAACAAT ATTGGGTTGACCTTTGTTTTCACAAAGTGCGACAAAGTAAAGAAAGGTAAAGGGGGGCGACCTGATGAGAATATCAAGGAGTTCCAGGAAACAATCAGTGGACTGTATCAGGAGCCACCTCCATGGATCATGACAAGCAGCGTTACTGGATTAGGCCGTGACGGGCTACTCCTCCATATGTCACAGTTGAGGAACTACTGGGACAACACAGCAGTCTAA
- the LOC133910951 gene encoding phytosulfokines 4, whose amino-acid sequence MASTSRQLQVTLFLVAALLFLVCTRSQAARPEPGSSDHMPQRAVSTSLHEKIGSGLGVKMDQQEEPQAMTECEGGEDVGECLMRRTLVAHTDYIYTQGKHN is encoded by the exons ATGGCCTCCACCTCCAGGCAGCTGCAGGTTACTCTCTTCTTGGTGGCAGCTCTGCTCTTCCTCGTCTGCACGAGGAGCCAAGCCGCAAGGCCCGAACCGGGATCGAGTGACCACATGCCACAG CGCGCAGTatccacttctctccatgagAAGATCGGCTCGGGGCTCGGGGTAAAAATGGATCAACAAGAGGAGCCGCAGGCCATGACAGAATGCGAGGGAGGAGAAGATGTGGGCGAGTGCCTGATGAGGAGGACCTTGGTTGCTCACACCGACTACATCTACACCCAAGGGAAGCACAACTAG